ACAAGGCGCCGCGGTACGGGCTTGACCCAGCGCGGGTCGACGACGGTGACGCCGTGGCCCTCGGCGGCGAGCCGCTCGGCCGTCTCCAGGCAGGTTCCGGCGAGGGCGCCGACCGAGACGAGCAGGACGTCCTGGCGTGCGTCGCGGCGCAGTACGTCGATGCCGTCCTCGTGTGCCACGGCCTCGATGTCGGGGCCGGTGGTGCCCTTGGGGAAGCGGAGCACGGTGGGGCCGTCGTCGACGGCGACCGCCTCGCCGAGCAGTTCGCGCAGCCGGGCGCCGTCGCGCGGGGCGGCGAGCCTGAGGCCCGGTACGACCTGGAGCAGCGACATGTCCCACATGCCGTTGTGGGAGGGGCCGTCGTCGCCGGTGACCCCGGCCCGGTCCAGGACGAAGGTGACCGGAGCCTTGTGCAGGGCGACGTCCATCAGGAGCTGGTCGAAGGCGCGGTTGAGGAAGGTGGCGTAGACGGCGACGACCGGGTGCAGTCCGCCGAGGGCCAGGCCCGCCGCCGAGGTCGCCGCGTGCTGCTCGGCGATGCCGACGTCGAAGATGCGCGCGGGGTGGCGGCGGGCGAACTCGACGAGCCCGACCGGGCCGAGCATGGCGGCGGTGATGGCCACCAAGTCCTCGCGGTCTTCGGCGAGTTCGATCATCTCCTCGCCGAAGACGGAGGTCCAGGAGGGGTACGCGGGCTTCGGCGCGGGCTTGCCCTTCGGCTGGGCGCGCACCACGTGGAAGCGCTCCGCCTCGTCCTGTTCGGCCGCCCCGTAGCCGCGGCCCTTCTGGGTGATGGCGTGGACGAGCACCGGGCCGTCGAATCCGGCGGCCACCCGCAGCACGTCCTCCAGTGCCTCCTGGTCGTGGCCGTCGACCGGGCCCAGGTACTTCAGGCCCAGGTCCTCGAACATGCCCTGCGGGGCGACCAGGTCCTTCAGGCCCTTCTTCGCGCCGTGCAGCGCCCCGTACAGCGGCCTGCCGACGACCGGCACCCCGGGCACCCGCTCCTTGACCCCGGCCAGGAACTTCTCGTAGCCGGGGCGGGTGCGCAGCCGGGCCAGGTGGTCGGCGAGGCCGCCGATGGTGGGCGAGTAGGAGCGCTCGTTGTCGTTGACGACGACGACAAGGGGGCGGTCCTTGGCGGCGGCGATGTTGTTCAGCGCCTCCCAGGCCATACCGCCGGTGAGGGCGCCGTCGCCGATGACCGCGACCACGGCGCGGTCGGTGACGCCCCGGAGCTGATGCGCCTTCGCGAGGCCGTCGGCGTAGGAGAGGACCGTGGAGGCGTGGCTGTTCTCGATGACGTCGTGCTCGGACTCGGCGCGGCTCGGGTAGCCGGACAGGCCGCCGGGCTGGCGCAGTTGGTCGAAGCCGTCGGCGCGGCCGGTGACGATCTTGTGGACGTAGGTCTGGTGGCCGGTGTCCCACAGGAGGGTGTCGCGGGGCGAGTCGAAGACCCGGTGCAGGGCGAGCGTCAGCTCGACCACGCCGAGGTTGGGGCCCAGGTGTCCGCCGGTGCGGCTGACCTTGTCGATGAGGAACTCGCGTATGTCCTGGGCGAGTTCGGCCGTCTCGGCGAGGGAGAGGGCCTTGAGGTCCGCGGGGCCCTTGATCGCTTGCAGTGACTGCATCGCGCCTTCTTCCGTCTCGTTGCGACTCGTTACGGCTCGTTCCGGCTTACGGGCTCGTCTCGTTGCGGCGGCTCGTTCTCGTTGCGGCTCGTACGGCTCGCTGCGGCTTGGTACGACTGGGTACGGCTCGGTACGACTTGGTCCGGCTCGGGGAAACGCTCCGGCCGCGGCCCTCGCGGGCGCGCGGCCGGAGCGGGGTGGCTCAGGAGTCGCGGTAGGCGACGCGGTGGGCCATCACGGTCAGTTCGCTGCGCCAGGCCTCGGACACGTCGGCGGTGTCGAGCGCGGCCACGGCGGTCAGCACCAACTCGTCGATGTGCTTCTCCACTTGGTCGCGGATCCCGGCGTCGACGATCAGCCGGCGCAGTTCGGCGACGTCCGAGCGGTCCACGCCGCCCTCGCCGCGCCGGACCAGTTCGCGCACCCGCTCGTCGCTCTGCATGGCGAGCCCGAGCAGCAGGGTCATCTTGTGCTGGGCGAAGTCGAGTCCGGCCGTCTTGCCGGTGACGGAGTCCTCGCCGAAGGCGTCGATCAGGTCGTCGCGCAACTGGAAGGCCTCGCCGAGCGCGCGCCCGTACACCTCGAAGGGCTCGGCCAGGTCCTCGCGTCCGGCGAACAACGCCCCGATGTTCAGGGGCCGGTGGATGGAGTAACGGCCCGACTTGTACAGGGCGACGCGACGGGACAGCTCCGGGTCCGGGTTGTACTCGGCGGCGATGGACAGGTCCATGAACTGGCCGACCATCATCTCCGAGCGCAGCAGCGACCACTCGTCGAGCACGGGGCCGCGGGCGTCGCGCAGCGCCTGGTCGGCGTAGACCGCGGCGAGGTCACCGGCGAGGATCGCCACGCTCTCGCCGAACCGCTGGGAGCTGCCGCGCCAGCCCGCCGCGCGGTGCCGCTCGGCCTGCACCAGATGCGAGGTCGGGCGGCCCCGGCGCAGATCGGCCTCGTCGAAGATGTCGTCGTGCAACAGGGCCGAGACATGCATGAGTTCGAGGGCGGCGGCCAGGCCCGGCAGGACGGGTTCGGCCGGGTCGCCGCCCGCCGCGAGGAAACCGGAGACGCAGAACGCGGGCCGCAGCCGCTTGCCGCCCGCGGTGACCAGGTCGCGAATCCCGTCGAAAAGGGCGAGGCTCTGCGGCGCTTCGGCGCGCCAGCGCTCCGTCTCGCGGTCCAGGAGCCCGCCGATGGCGCGCTCGGCGTCGTCGAGGAGCCGCTCGCGCAGTTCCCGCGGGGTGGCCCCGGCGGTGGTGTCGGTGGCCACGGCGCCCTGGGCGGCCGTGGTGGCGGTGTTCTCGGTGACGGACCTGCCGGCGGTGCTCATGGTGACTCCTGCTCGTTCCGACTGACGGCCCCGGACGGTTCGCGTCCG
This is a stretch of genomic DNA from Streptomyces sp. NA04227. It encodes these proteins:
- a CDS encoding polyprenyl synthetase family protein is translated as MSTAGRSVTENTATTAAQGAVATDTTAGATPRELRERLLDDAERAIGGLLDRETERWRAEAPQSLALFDGIRDLVTAGGKRLRPAFCVSGFLAAGGDPAEPVLPGLAAALELMHVSALLHDDIFDEADLRRGRPTSHLVQAERHRAAGWRGSSQRFGESVAILAGDLAAVYADQALRDARGPVLDEWSLLRSEMMVGQFMDLSIAAEYNPDPELSRRVALYKSGRYSIHRPLNIGALFAGREDLAEPFEVYGRALGEAFQLRDDLIDAFGEDSVTGKTAGLDFAQHKMTLLLGLAMQSDERVRELVRRGEGGVDRSDVAELRRLIVDAGIRDQVEKHIDELVLTAVAALDTADVSEAWRSELTVMAHRVAYRDS
- the dxs gene encoding 1-deoxy-D-xylulose-5-phosphate synthase, with translation MQSLQAIKGPADLKALSLAETAELAQDIREFLIDKVSRTGGHLGPNLGVVELTLALHRVFDSPRDTLLWDTGHQTYVHKIVTGRADGFDQLRQPGGLSGYPSRAESEHDVIENSHASTVLSYADGLAKAHQLRGVTDRAVVAVIGDGALTGGMAWEALNNIAAAKDRPLVVVVNDNERSYSPTIGGLADHLARLRTRPGYEKFLAGVKERVPGVPVVGRPLYGALHGAKKGLKDLVAPQGMFEDLGLKYLGPVDGHDQEALEDVLRVAAGFDGPVLVHAITQKGRGYGAAEQDEAERFHVVRAQPKGKPAPKPAYPSWTSVFGEEMIELAEDREDLVAITAAMLGPVGLVEFARRHPARIFDVGIAEQHAATSAAGLALGGLHPVVAVYATFLNRAFDQLLMDVALHKAPVTFVLDRAGVTGDDGPSHNGMWDMSLLQVVPGLRLAAPRDGARLRELLGEAVAVDDGPTVLRFPKGTTGPDIEAVAHEDGIDVLRRDARQDVLLVSVGALAGTCLETAERLAAEGHGVTVVDPRWVKPVPRRLVELAAEYRLVATVEDNGRVGGVGSALAQTLGDHGVHTPVRVFGISQEFLDHGKRPQILAESGLDAAQLTAALQAQLTALSGAATIAQQRAVLAAKQLAG